One part of the Pirellulales bacterium genome encodes these proteins:
- a CDS encoding FtsX-like permease family protein — MNWVALKMLMGDRAKYLSLIFGVAFATLLMTQQVSIFMGILTRTGNQILDVNDADIWVMDRHVRFLDEARPIRDGQLERVRGVAGVAWAVPLHKGQVLSRLENGETRNVYLTGVDDTSLAGAPTKLLAGNLLDLRQPGAVIIDKAGYEYMWGTEPYQLGREFHINDRRVVLVGVCEVGSPFFSVPIIYSRFLEAARIMAPRAKATTFVLAKTAAGQPVETVRKNIEAATGLTALSRDQFFWKTVWYFIGSTGIPINFGVTIALGFIVGAAVTGQTLYLFIIENLRQFGVLKAMGLRNSRILLMILLQSCVVGGLGFCIGLGMTAMFFIATSGITALAGIHMTWHALALTSAAICVITLGTSLFSARKVLVLEPAVVFRG, encoded by the coding sequence ATGAACTGGGTTGCGTTAAAAATGCTGATGGGGGATCGGGCGAAGTATCTAAGCCTGATTTTTGGCGTGGCGTTCGCCACGCTCCTCATGACGCAGCAAGTGTCGATCTTTATGGGGATCCTCACCCGCACGGGCAATCAAATTTTGGATGTGAACGACGCTGACATTTGGGTGATGGATCGGCATGTGCGATTTTTGGACGAAGCCCGCCCGATTCGCGATGGGCAGTTGGAACGGGTACGCGGCGTGGCGGGAGTCGCCTGGGCGGTTCCGCTGCACAAAGGGCAGGTGCTGTCCCGGCTGGAAAATGGCGAAACGCGCAATGTCTATTTGACCGGCGTGGACGATACGAGCCTGGCGGGAGCGCCGACAAAGTTGCTGGCGGGTAATTTATTGGATCTGCGGCAGCCGGGAGCGGTCATCATTGACAAGGCGGGTTATGAATACATGTGGGGAACGGAGCCATACCAATTGGGTCGGGAGTTTCACATCAACGACCGCCGCGTGGTGCTGGTCGGGGTGTGCGAGGTCGGGTCGCCGTTCTTTTCGGTGCCGATTATCTATTCGCGATTTTTAGAAGCGGCGCGGATCATGGCTCCCCGCGCCAAGGCGACCACGTTCGTCCTGGCAAAGACCGCGGCGGGCCAACCGGTGGAGACCGTCCGCAAAAACATTGAGGCCGCGACCGGTCTGACCGCGCTCTCGCGGGACCAGTTTTTTTGGAAGACGGTCTGGTACTTTATCGGTTCTACCGGCATTCCAATTAACTTTGGCGTGACGATCGCCCTGGGCTTTATCGTCGGCGCGGCTGTCACCGGCCAGACGCTCTATCTGTTTATCATCGAAAACCTGCGGCAATTTGGCGTATTAAAAGCCATGGGCCTACGCAACAGCCGGATCTTGCTGATGATTTTATTGCAATCATGCGTGGTCGGAGGATTGGGCTTTTGCATCGGGCTGGGCATGACCGCCATGTTTTTTATCGCGACTAGCGGCATCACCGCGCTCGCGGGGATACACATGACATGGCACGCGCTCGCGTTGACCAGCGCGGCGATCTGCGTCATTACCCTGGGCACAAGCCTGTTTAGCGCGCGAAAAGTGTTGGTCCTGGAACCCGCGGTCGTCTTCCGAGGGTAA
- a CDS encoding ABC transporter ATP-binding protein codes for MPTTLQLPESHTNSSRTSPPAVQCRGLTKEFGKGNARATVLRGVDLDVAYGQMTLLVGPSGCGKTTLISIIAGLLQPTSGRIEVLGRDLTTLRGNALVDFRAARVGFVFQQYNLLPALTAAENAAIPLLIAGKPRSAAVAVATEVLCTLGLQDHLHKKISQLSGGQQQRVAIGRALVHGPELLVCDEPTAALDAASGQTVMELLRQTAVRPDRAVIVVTHDSRVYRFADTIATMSDGVIESVEQS; via the coding sequence ATGCCAACAACTCTGCAATTGCCGGAAAGCCACACCAACTCGTCTAGAACCTCCCCTCCCGCGGTACAATGCCGGGGACTGACTAAGGAATTTGGCAAAGGGAATGCGCGGGCGACGGTCTTGCGCGGTGTGGACCTGGATGTGGCATATGGCCAGATGACCTTGTTGGTGGGGCCGTCTGGTTGCGGTAAAACCACGCTGATTTCCATTATCGCCGGTTTGTTGCAACCCACGAGCGGCCGGATTGAGGTTTTAGGACGTGATTTGACCACTTTGCGCGGAAACGCGCTGGTTGATTTTCGGGCCGCGCGGGTGGGCTTTGTGTTTCAACAGTACAATCTGCTCCCCGCGCTGACCGCCGCCGAAAACGCCGCCATTCCGCTGTTAATCGCTGGAAAACCGCGCTCCGCGGCGGTCGCCGTGGCGACCGAGGTCCTTTGCACGCTGGGCCTTCAGGATCATTTACACAAAAAAATCTCCCAATTGTCCGGCGGACAGCAGCAGCGGGTGGCGATTGGCAGGGCGCTGGTGCATGGGCCGGAACTGCTGGTGTGCGACGAACCGACTGCGGCACTGGACGCCGCCAGCGGCCAAACGGTGATGGAACTCTTGCGACAAACGGCGGTCCGGCCTGACCGGGCGGTGATCGTGGTCACGCACGATAGCCGTGTGTATCGCTTTGCGGATACCATCGCCACCATGAGCGACGGCGTGATCGAAAGTGTCGAACAAAGTTAA
- a CDS encoding efflux RND transporter periplasmic adaptor subunit, which translates to MLTKLSALFLPVLALGMGALGVYHVATSAAPQGAALPPLPVVATPYAQTISARGMIEPVSENISVGAAISGMVWEVYVTVDRVGTTVKKGEPLFRVDDRQLQAQLGVAYAQLSEARDRLAKLQALPRPEELPPSEARVKQAETRVALARDRHARAQKLLLERATSEEDVIRARLEQTVAEQAWQEARAAHQLLLAGAWEPDKQVARAAVSAAEAAVRQIETEIERATVRAPSGGHVLQVNVRAGEYVNLQAGKALYVLGDLDELRVRAELDEEDVARFDRNGAAVAILRGQPEKKFPLRLVRIEPLVAVKKTWTGDNTERSDTRVLPVIYQIDPGETNLYVGQQVDVRIEETNKISHVNKLNTAPR; encoded by the coding sequence ATGTTGACTAAACTATCCGCGTTGTTCCTGCCCGTATTGGCCCTCGGCATGGGGGCCTTGGGCGTGTATCATGTCGCCACATCAGCCGCGCCGCAAGGAGCCGCGCTTCCCCCGTTGCCCGTGGTGGCAACACCCTACGCGCAAACCATTTCCGCGCGGGGAATGATAGAACCAGTCAGCGAGAATATTTCCGTTGGGGCGGCGATCTCGGGCATGGTCTGGGAAGTCTATGTTACAGTGGACCGCGTGGGGACCACGGTAAAGAAGGGGGAACCCCTGTTTCGAGTCGATGATCGACAACTCCAAGCGCAGTTGGGCGTCGCCTACGCCCAATTAAGCGAGGCCCGCGACCGCTTGGCCAAGCTGCAAGCGCTTCCACGTCCCGAGGAGCTTCCTCCGAGCGAAGCCCGCGTTAAACAAGCGGAAACACGCGTCGCCCTGGCGCGGGATCGGCACGCCCGCGCGCAGAAACTGCTATTGGAGCGGGCGACATCGGAAGAAGATGTCATTCGCGCGCGGTTGGAGCAAACTGTCGCGGAACAAGCCTGGCAAGAAGCCCGGGCGGCTCATCAGTTGCTCTTGGCTGGCGCTTGGGAGCCGGATAAGCAGGTCGCCCGCGCGGCGGTGTCCGCTGCCGAAGCGGCCGTCAGGCAGATCGAAACCGAAATTGAACGGGCGACGGTGCGGGCCCCCAGCGGCGGTCATGTCTTGCAGGTTAATGTGCGGGCGGGCGAATATGTCAATTTACAGGCGGGCAAGGCGCTGTACGTCCTGGGGGATCTGGATGAGCTGCGCGTGCGAGCTGAACTGGACGAAGAGGACGTGGCGCGGTTTGATCGGAACGGCGCGGCGGTGGCGATCTTGCGGGGCCAGCCAGAAAAAAAGTTTCCGTTAAGGCTTGTCCGGATCGAGCCGCTGGTCGCGGTAAAAAAGACCTGGACGGGCGACAACACTGAACGCTCCGACACGCGGGTGTTGCCGGTAATTTACCAGATCGACCCCGGCGAGACGAATTTGTATGTGGGGCAACAGGTGGATGTCCGGATCGAGGAAACCAACAAAATTTCCCATGTTAATAAACTGAATACCGCACCAAGGTAA
- a CDS encoding TetR/AcrR family transcriptional regulator → MKLSSADRRAQEKERVRTLILDAARKLFLSVGLDGFSMRKLGDMIGYTPTGIYFHYADKETLLQALMDEDCQALRLSVQKSLAEADPVRRLMLIGWGYVQFALAHPQHYRLLMMTPGHTRSAELTKIERGNPNEDGYAFLRAAVDYALAADVFRPEYHDHELISQMLWATVHGISSAYIAKGQDQWIDWRPVEETARHMIKSMLRGMLRDPARITHEEALP, encoded by the coding sequence ATGAAACTCAGTTCCGCTGATCGCCGTGCCCAGGAAAAAGAGCGTGTCCGCACGCTGATCCTGGATGCCGCGCGCAAGTTGTTCCTCTCCGTCGGCCTGGACGGTTTTTCCATGCGCAAGCTGGGGGACATGATCGGTTACACGCCCACGGGAATTTATTTTCACTACGCGGACAAAGAGACGCTACTGCAGGCGCTCATGGACGAGGATTGCCAGGCATTGCGGCTCTCCGTGCAAAAATCGCTAGCCGAGGCCGACCCCGTTCGGCGGCTAATGCTGATCGGTTGGGGTTACGTGCAATTTGCACTCGCGCATCCTCAGCATTATCGACTGCTCATGATGACGCCGGGGCACACCCGCAGCGCCGAACTGACCAAGATCGAGCGCGGCAATCCCAACGAGGATGGCTACGCGTTCCTCCGCGCGGCGGTCGATTACGCCTTGGCTGCGGATGTTTTTCGGCCAGAGTATCACGACCACGAGCTGATTTCGCAAATGTTGTGGGCGACGGTGCACGGGATTTCATCCGCGTATATCGCCAAAGGACAGGATCAGTGGATTGACTGGCGGCCCGTGGAGGAGACTGCCCGGCACATGATCAAATCGATGCTGCGCGGCATGTTGCGCGACCCCGCGCGTATTACCCATGAGGAGGCGTTGCCATGA